From a region of the Sesamum indicum cultivar Zhongzhi No. 13 linkage group LG3, S_indicum_v1.0, whole genome shotgun sequence genome:
- the LOC105158076 gene encoding uncharacterized protein LOC105158076 has protein sequence MLGRVRASPMGSLELLEMERPNSKIIKHDSLSIYESTLMKLKQGSHCNPRCNPEDSARTDPDCTNMATSSPEEAVSSDADCCSTDSFPNSIPCFQSTGPLKAQGNRNMSILYFFSKYKSSQSQHAQSSNDKEEMAIESGYSSSSSG, from the exons ATGCTGGGGAGAGTGAGAGCATCGCCGATGGGCTCATTGGAACTACTGGAGATGGAAAGACCAAATTCCAAGATCATCAAGCACGACTCTCTCTCCATATATG AATCCACCCTCATGAAACTTAAACAAGGCTCCCATTGTAATCCAAGGTGTAACCCTGAGGACTCTGCTAGGACGGATCCAGATTGTACTAACATGGCAACTAGTTCACCGGAGGAGGCTGTGTCTTCTGATGCAGATTGTTGCTCCACTGATTCTTTCCCAAACTCCATACCTTGTTTCCAATCCACTGGCCCCTTAAAGGCTCAAGGGAACAGGAATATGTctattctttatttcttctcgAAATATAAGAGTTCTCAGTCTCAGCATGCACAGAGCTCAAATGACAAAGAGGAGATGGCTATAGAGAGCGgctattcttcttcttccagtGGGTGA
- the LOC105158077 gene encoding uncharacterized protein LOC105158077: MVSKVEAAMKERQQEVMKGRESYQQQLQKQIAHCNKGKSTKFKRSTSNLEEDGVSAAILLLACIACTPPSP, encoded by the coding sequence aTGGTATCTAAGGTGGAAGCAGCGATGAAGGAGAGACAGCAAGAAGTAATGAAAGGGAGAGAGAGTTATCAGCAGCAGCTCCAGAAGCAGATAGCACATTGCAACAAAGGCAAAAGCACCAAATTCAAGAGAAGCACTTCCAATCTTGAAGAAGATGGAGTTTCTGCTGCTATTCTTTTGCTGGCTTGCATCGCCTGCACCCCACCTTCTCCCTAA